In Asterias amurensis chromosome 4, ASM3211899v1, one genomic interval encodes:
- the LOC139936461 gene encoding uncharacterized protein produces the protein MPRVRNLSISQARSFFIRPSQEFSIRPAREFSIRPATKLSIYQARNLSISQARSFFIRPAREFSARPAREFSDRSVREFYGRPARKFSTYQARNLSFSQARSISIRLARKFSIRSARKFSIRSARKFSIRSARKFFIRSARKFFISKEPLIQSSKVNLHQVSEEILLRVSEEILHQPLSSPSVKQGNSPHIQKHMEQRHSPSIEQERSPSIKIRASATVKLGNSLSIKQGKFPTPKKEVYLQQCRIPEVDRAKVVVHHLAGVALDEIKCHNENVTGDYAALKKLLRRQFGAEESVQALQKALFERRQREDESLMDFFRSLMRMHAQILEVATETEKDALKGLRDRVLIGQFVAGARNQGVRLELRRLDLAEPDQDFTEMSDSARELFRDLEEYPWGSRRGASVHLHHLGTENDLNSDKPVADANVSINHVVNKSQGDTQLQTVLQQQQEILKCMQAQQETLCKQQEQITLLMQAVVKQGGTVTSQGIYEGSGRRQDRPPIRCFYCKRPGHMKHECKLHMAHEKANEGQGQAIGDAQSTGSGNQTSLPL, from the exons ATGCCAAGAGTCAGGAACCTCTCCATCAGTCAAGCAAGGTCATTCTTCATCAGGCCATCACAGGAATTCTCCATCAGGCCAGCGAGGGAATTCTCCATCAGGCCAGCGACGAAACTGTCCATCTATCAAGCAAGGAACCTCTCCATCAGTCAAGCAAGGTCATTCTTCATCAGGCCAGCGAGGGAATTCTCCGCCAGGCCAGCGAGGGAATTCTCCGACAGGTCAGTGAGGGAATTCTACGGTAGGCCAGCGAGGAAATTCTCCACCTATCAAGCAAGGAACCTCTCATTCAGTCAAGCAAGGTCAATCTCCATCAGGTTAGCGAGGAAATTCTCCATCAGGTCAGCGAGGAAATTCTCCATCAGGTCAGCGAGGAAATTCTCCATCAGGTCAGCGAGGAAATTCTTCATCAGGTCAGCAAGGAAATTCTTCATCAG CAAGGAACCTCTCATTCAGTCAAGCAAGGTCAATCTCCATCAGGTCAGCGAGGAAATTCTTCTTCGTGTCAGCGAGGAAATTCTTCATCAG CCACTAAGTTCTCCATCAGTCAAGCAAGGAAACTCTCCACATATCCAGAAACATATGGAGCAAAGACATTCTCCATCTATCGAGCAAGAAAGATCTCCATCCATTAAGATACGAGCCTCTGCAACAGTCAAGCTAGGAAACTCTTTATCTATCAAGCAAGGAAAGTTTCCAACTCCCAAGAAAG AGGTTTATCTGCAACAATGTCGTATCCCTGAGGTAGATAGGGCTAAAGTGGTTGTCCACCATCTCGCGGGTGTTGCTCTTGATGAGATCAAATGCCACAATGAGAATGTAACAGGTGATTATGCAGCGCTAAAAAAACTCCTTCGGCGTCAGTTTGGGGCAGAGGAGTCAGTACAGGCCCTTCAGAAAGCCCTTTTTGAAAGACGGCAAAGGGAAGACGAATCCCTTATGGATTTTTTCCGCTCGCTCATGCGAATGCATGCTCAGATTTTAGAGGTTGCTACAGAAACAGAGAAAGATGCATTGAAGGGTTTGAGAGATAGGGTTTTGATTGGGCAGTTTGTGGCGGGCGCAAGAAATCAAGGTGTCAGGCTTGAGCTGAGGCGCTTAGATTTGGCTGAACCGGATCAGGATTTTACCGAAATGAGCGATTCAGCTCGCGAGTTGTTCAGAGATCTAGAGGAGTACCCTTGGGGTTCTCGACGTGGTGCAAGTGTGCACTTGCATCACCTAGGTACAGAAAATGATCTGAATAGTGACAAGCCAGTGGCTGATGCTAATGTTAGCATTAACCATGTAGTTAACAAGTCCCAAGGGGATACACAGTTGCAAACAGTGTTGCAACAGCAACAAGAGATTCTTAAATGTATGCAAGCACAGCAAGAAACTCTTTGCAAACAGCAGGAACAGATAACTTTGCTTATGCAAGCAGTGGTGAAACAAGGTGGGACGGTAACTAGCCAGGGCATATATGAAGGCTCAGGAAGGCGGCAGGACAGGCCCCCGATTCGCTGTTTTTATTGTAAACGCCCAGGTCACATGAAGCATGAGTGTAAACTTCATATGGCTCACGAAAAAGCGAATGAGGGGCAAGGGCAGGCTATTGGAGATGCACAAAGCACAGGGTCGGGAAACCAGACTTCTCTGCCACTGTAG